One Rosa chinensis cultivar Old Blush chromosome 3, RchiOBHm-V2, whole genome shotgun sequence DNA window includes the following coding sequences:
- the LOC112192378 gene encoding putative disease resistance protein RGA3 isoform X1 has translation MAEFLLTFSAKEILTKVISLAAEEFTLVLGFKGDLAQLHASFLKIQAMLLDVDHSHVRGVTLENWVKDLEDIAHKADDVLDEIGYEVLRRKVELQNQMKKKVKSFFSHNNPIAFRFKMANKIKRINKSLLDLNDEAAGPIGLVARIQADATSQDVEVPDRETISKFYNDEKLIIGREEVVSDIVKTLTKSNDSAKNYPPVLAIVGMAGLGKTTLAKSIFHESKIDKHFHVRIWVCVSTPFEVKTILRRILESLKSEEAAIQGKEKICNLIQKELKKKRYLLILDDVWSEDPQKWEELKNCLSTVEDTRASSIIITTRSDKVAKVMETLPRCDLRRLSDDECWLIMKDKAFSVGSAPMSKEQEIAGKEIAKKCGGVPLMAKVLGPMLRSKTTDEWRSIVNNKIWDLPEGEKRILSILKLSFDELKPSSLKQCFAYCSMFFKDFDIEKDDLIQLWMAQGWLHPCPDKGLDMEERGNEYFKILLAKSFFQDARKDYGGNVTKCKMHDLVHDLAESVSKSRNLHSLFLNGEVLDLESNLLNFKSLRVLNLYNADIMELPISIGKLKHLRYLNVLKTRIKTFPKSIGQLYNLQTLKIAYQLEEFPREIANLINLRHIYFGRYMKVPSGILGQFTNLRSLPFLKVGKETGPRIEELSGLNQLQNTLSIYGLENVRDGEEAQKANLVEKKHIRKLILEWKLDRPSHNVDNEDDVLKGLRPHDSLEFLAIHEFMGIEFPSWLLLAKNLKEIELLGCNKCEGVPVLGHLPSLSCVKIKSMENLTCMGSEFYGDNHVNCGNGSSKEARPLFPALKTLHIEEAQNLIEWMEAPTEGGSRVVFPCLEELTLIHCDQLTSAPSHFPSLKRLVIRDMDSGGMPIASILSNQLTTLTNLRLSNVGGLTCLPEGMLENNKNLAHLNIHSCSELTHISEGFEHCCASLSHLYIGNCNNLRYLPDGILTSSLKGLSLWGCDNLKYIPDATGDGLTSLQTLEVMRCPKITSIPFSQGLPSLGVLSIEDCPELSSLPGGLEFCTSIRRLRITRCPKVPSISIESLSTSLQELCVSNLDSLPISQGGFTSLRDLEICYCESAQFGPEFSAFLQTLESLQKLKIWWCDNLETIPSSDKLTSLRSLEIRWCRKLKYLPDGLAASSQSCSLTRLKELTIGPFCEKLHAFPAFQAIPQLESLSIWGWRKLKSLPEQIQHLPSLRHLEIRSFGGVQAIPEWLGNLASLEDLTIRSCSSLKYLPPVEAMQRLTKLKEINISNCPRLEERCTEESGSEWPKIRHIPLIKIGDIKIEN, from the exons ATGGCAGAATTTCTCCTCACTTTTTCTGCCAAGGAAATACTGACCAAGGTGATTTCGCTTGCTGCTGAAGAATTCACTCTCGTGTTGGGTTTCAAAGGAGATCTAGCACAGTTGCATGCATcattcctcaagattcaagctaTGCTACTAGATGTCGACCATTCACATGTTCGAGGGGTGACTTTGGAAAATTGGGTGAAGGATCTTGAAGACATAGCTCACAAAGCCGATGATGTTTTGGATGAAATTGGGTATGAAGTTCTCCGACGCAAAGTAGAACTCCAGAATCAGATGAAGAAAAAGGTGAAATCTTTCTTTTCACACAACAATCCCATTGCATTTCGCTTTAAAATggcaaataaaattaaaaggaTCAACAAATCTTTGCTGGATTTGAACGATGAGGCAGCTGGCCCTATTGGGTTAGTTGCTAGGATACAAGCAGATGCAACCTCACAAGATGTTGAAGTACCCGACAGGGAAACCATCTCCAAATTTTATAATGATGAGAAGCTCATCATTGGAAGGGAGGAGGTCGTGTCAGATATAGTCAAAaccttgaccaagtcaaatGACAGTGCCAAAAACTATCCTCCAGTTTTGGCTATCGTGGGAATGGCAGGCTTGGGGAAGACAACTTTGGCTAAATCAATATTTCATGAATCTAAGATTGATAAACACTTCCATGTAAGAATATGGGTGTGTGTATCTACTCCTTTTGAAGTCAAGACAATCTTAAGGAGGATTTTGGAATCTCTAAAATCAGAGGAAGCTGCAATACAAGGTAAGGAGAAGATTTGTAATCTCATTCAAAAagagttgaaaaagaaaagataccTTCTTATACTTGATGATGTTTGGAGCGAAGATCCTCAGAAATGGGAAGAGTTGAAGAATTGTTTGTCAACTGTTGAAGATACTCGAGCAAGTAGCATAATTATTACCACCCGTAGTGACAAAGTTGCAAAAGTCATGGAGACCCTTCCTAGGTGTGATTTGAGAAGACTATCAGATGATGAATGTTGGCTCATAATGAAGGATAAAGCATTTTCAGTTGGGAGTGCTCCTATGTCCAAAGAGCAGGAGATAGCTGGTAAAGAGATTGCTAAGAAGTGCGGAGGTGTACCATTAATGGCAAAG GTTTTGGGACCTATGTTGCGCTCCAAAACAACTGACGAATGGCGGTCAattgtaaacaataaaatatgggATTTACCAGAAGGAGAAAAAAGAATTTTGTCAATTTTGAAGTTGAGTTTTGATGAATTGAAACCTTCATCCTTGAAACAATGTTTTGCATATTGCTCGATGTTCTTCAAAGATTTTGATATTGAAAAGGATGACTTGATCCAACTATGGATGGCTCAGGGATGGCTTCACCCTTGTCCTGACAAAGGCCTAGACATGGAGGAGAGAGGTAATGAATATTTTAAAATCCTATTGGCGAAGTCGTTTTTTCAAGACGCTAGAAAGGATTATGGTGGTAATGTTACCAAATGTAAGATGCACGATCTTGTGCATGATCTTGCAGAAAGTGTATCAAAATCAAGGAACTTACACTCACTTTTTCTCAATGGAGAAGTCCTTGACCTTGAGAGCAACTTACTTAATTTTAAATCTTTACGTGTCTTAAATTTATACAATGCAGACATTATGGAGTTGCCAATTTCAATTGGGAAGTTGAAACATTTGAGGTATCTGAATGTTTTGAAAACAAGAATCAAAACATTTCCCAAATCAATTGGTCAGCTTTACAACCTGCAAACATTGAAAATAGCTTATCAGCTTGAAGAGTTTCCGAGAGAAATTGCAAATCTGATAAACTTGCGGCACATTTATTTTGGTAGATATATGAAAGTTCCAAGTGGAATATTGGGACAGTTCACTAATCTTCGGTCATTACCTTTTCTCAAGGTGGGTAAAGAGACAGGTCCGAGAATTGAGGAATTGAGTGGTTTAAACCAGTTGCAGAACACCTTATCTATTTATGGACTGGAAAATGTAAGAGATGGAGAAGAAGCGCAGAAAGCAAACTTAGTTGAGAAGAAACATATACGCAAGTTAATCCTTGAATGGAAGCTTGATAGGCCAAGCCACAATGTGGACAATGAAGACGATGTACTAAAAGGCCTACGACCACATGATAGTTTGGAATTTTTGGCTATTCATGAATTCATGGGTATTGAATTTCCATCATGGTTATTGCTAGCCAAGAATTTGAAAGAGATTGAATTATTGGGCTGCAACAAATGTGAAGGAGTTCCAGTACTTGGGCATTTACCCAGTCTTAGTTGTGTTAAGATTAAGAGCATGGAGAATCTAACTTGTATGGGATCTGAGTTTTATGGTGATAACCATGTTAACTGTGGAAATGGATCAAGTAAGGAGGCCCGGCCTTTGTTCCCTGCTTTGAAAACATTGCATATTGAGGAGGCACAGAACCTGATTGAATGGATGGAAGCGCCAACAGAGGGAGGAAGTAGGGTGGTGTTTCCTTGCCTTGAGGAGCTGACCTTGATTCACTGTGACCAACTGACTAGTGCTCCCAGTCATTTTCCATCTCTTAAGAGGTTGGTGATAAGAGACATGGATAGTGGAGGCATGCCAATAGCAAGTATTCTAAGCAATCAACTCACCACTCTCACTAATCTCAGGTTATCGAATGTGGGGGGACTTACTTGTCTGCCGGAAGGGATGTTGGAAAACAACAAGAATCTTGCACATTTAAACATACATTCATGTTCGGAGTTGACTCATATATCAGAAGGGTTTGAGCACTGCTGCGCATCTCTTTCTCATTTGTATATAGGGAATTGCAATAATTTGAGATATTTACCTGATGGGATACTCACATCTTCTCTTAAAGGGTTGTCGTTGTGGGGTTGTGACAATTTAAAGTACATCCCAGATGCTACAGGCGATGGTCTCACATCCCTTCAAACATTGGAAGTGATGAGGTGCCCCAAAATAACATCCATTCCATTTTCACAAGGCCTCCCATCTCTCGGTGTATTAAGTATAGAAGACTGTCCCGAATTATCAAGTCTACCGGGTGGGCTGGAATTCTGTACCTCTATTCGGAGGTTGAGAATAACAAGGTGCCCTAAGGTACCATCCATTTCAATCGAAAGTCTGAGTACATCCCTCCAAGAGTTGTGTGTAAGTAATCTAGACTCTCTTCCAATTTCACAAGGTGGCTTCACATCACTCCGTGACTTGGAAATCTGTTACTGCGAAAGTGCACAATTTGGGCCAGAATTTAGTGCCTTTCTTCAAACCCTTGAAtctcttcaaaaattgaagatATGGTGGTGCGATAATCTAGAAACTATTCCAAGTTCAGACAAGCTCACATCCCTCCGCAGCTTGGAGATTCGTTGGTGTCGTAAATTAAAATATCTACCGGATGGGTTAGCAGCATCGTCACAGTCCTGCAGTCTCACCCGTTTGAAGGAATTGACAATTGGTCCTTTTTGCGAGAAGCTCCATGCATTCCCGGCTTTTCAGGCTATACCACAGCTTGAATCATTATCCATCTGGGGGTGGCGTAAGCTCAAGTCTCTCCCTGAACAAATTCAGCACTTGCCTTCTTTAAGACATTTGGAAATACGGTCCTTTGGTGGAGTGCAGGCTATTCCAGAATGGTTGGGAAACCTTGCATCTCTGGAGGACCTGACTATTCGGTCGTGCAGTAGTCTGAAGTATCTACCTCCTGTGGAAGCTATGCAACGCCTCACCAAATTGAAAGAGATAAACATCTCCAACTGTCCCCGTCTAGAAGAAAGATGCACGGAGGAGAGCGGCTCAGAGTGGCCTAAGATTCGTCATATTCCATTAATCAAGA TTGGAGATATAAAAATCGAGAATTAA
- the LOC112192378 gene encoding putative disease resistance protein RGA3 isoform X2, whose product MAEFLLTFSAKEILTKVISLAAEEFTLVLGFKGDLAQLHASFLKIQAMLLDVDHSHVRGVTLENWVKDLEDIAHKADDVLDEIGYEVLRRKVELQNQMKKKVKSFFSHNNPIAFRFKMANKIKRINKSLLDLNDEAAGPIGLVARIQADATSQDVEVPDRETISKFYNDEKLIIGREEVVSDIVKTLTKSNDSAKNYPPVLAIVGMAGLGKTTLAKSIFHESKIDKHFHVRIWVCVSTPFEVKTILRRILESLKSEEAAIQDPQKWEELKNCLSTVEDTRASSIIITTRSDKVAKVMETLPRCDLRRLSDDECWLIMKDKAFSVGSAPMSKEQEIAGKEIAKKCGGVPLMAKVLGPMLRSKTTDEWRSIVNNKIWDLPEGEKRILSILKLSFDELKPSSLKQCFAYCSMFFKDFDIEKDDLIQLWMAQGWLHPCPDKGLDMEERGNEYFKILLAKSFFQDARKDYGGNVTKCKMHDLVHDLAESVSKSRNLHSLFLNGEVLDLESNLLNFKSLRVLNLYNADIMELPISIGKLKHLRYLNVLKTRIKTFPKSIGQLYNLQTLKIAYQLEEFPREIANLINLRHIYFGRYMKVPSGILGQFTNLRSLPFLKVGKETGPRIEELSGLNQLQNTLSIYGLENVRDGEEAQKANLVEKKHIRKLILEWKLDRPSHNVDNEDDVLKGLRPHDSLEFLAIHEFMGIEFPSWLLLAKNLKEIELLGCNKCEGVPVLGHLPSLSCVKIKSMENLTCMGSEFYGDNHVNCGNGSSKEARPLFPALKTLHIEEAQNLIEWMEAPTEGGSRVVFPCLEELTLIHCDQLTSAPSHFPSLKRLVIRDMDSGGMPIASILSNQLTTLTNLRLSNVGGLTCLPEGMLENNKNLAHLNIHSCSELTHISEGFEHCCASLSHLYIGNCNNLRYLPDGILTSSLKGLSLWGCDNLKYIPDATGDGLTSLQTLEVMRCPKITSIPFSQGLPSLGVLSIEDCPELSSLPGGLEFCTSIRRLRITRCPKVPSISIESLSTSLQELCVSNLDSLPISQGGFTSLRDLEICYCESAQFGPEFSAFLQTLESLQKLKIWWCDNLETIPSSDKLTSLRSLEIRWCRKLKYLPDGLAASSQSCSLTRLKELTIGPFCEKLHAFPAFQAIPQLESLSIWGWRKLKSLPEQIQHLPSLRHLEIRSFGGVQAIPEWLGNLASLEDLTIRSCSSLKYLPPVEAMQRLTKLKEINISNCPRLEERCTEESGSEWPKIRHIPLIKIGDIKIEN is encoded by the exons ATGGCAGAATTTCTCCTCACTTTTTCTGCCAAGGAAATACTGACCAAGGTGATTTCGCTTGCTGCTGAAGAATTCACTCTCGTGTTGGGTTTCAAAGGAGATCTAGCACAGTTGCATGCATcattcctcaagattcaagctaTGCTACTAGATGTCGACCATTCACATGTTCGAGGGGTGACTTTGGAAAATTGGGTGAAGGATCTTGAAGACATAGCTCACAAAGCCGATGATGTTTTGGATGAAATTGGGTATGAAGTTCTCCGACGCAAAGTAGAACTCCAGAATCAGATGAAGAAAAAGGTGAAATCTTTCTTTTCACACAACAATCCCATTGCATTTCGCTTTAAAATggcaaataaaattaaaaggaTCAACAAATCTTTGCTGGATTTGAACGATGAGGCAGCTGGCCCTATTGGGTTAGTTGCTAGGATACAAGCAGATGCAACCTCACAAGATGTTGAAGTACCCGACAGGGAAACCATCTCCAAATTTTATAATGATGAGAAGCTCATCATTGGAAGGGAGGAGGTCGTGTCAGATATAGTCAAAaccttgaccaagtcaaatGACAGTGCCAAAAACTATCCTCCAGTTTTGGCTATCGTGGGAATGGCAGGCTTGGGGAAGACAACTTTGGCTAAATCAATATTTCATGAATCTAAGATTGATAAACACTTCCATGTAAGAATATGGGTGTGTGTATCTACTCCTTTTGAAGTCAAGACAATCTTAAGGAGGATTTTGGAATCTCTAAAATCAGAGGAAGCTGCAATACAAG ATCCTCAGAAATGGGAAGAGTTGAAGAATTGTTTGTCAACTGTTGAAGATACTCGAGCAAGTAGCATAATTATTACCACCCGTAGTGACAAAGTTGCAAAAGTCATGGAGACCCTTCCTAGGTGTGATTTGAGAAGACTATCAGATGATGAATGTTGGCTCATAATGAAGGATAAAGCATTTTCAGTTGGGAGTGCTCCTATGTCCAAAGAGCAGGAGATAGCTGGTAAAGAGATTGCTAAGAAGTGCGGAGGTGTACCATTAATGGCAAAG GTTTTGGGACCTATGTTGCGCTCCAAAACAACTGACGAATGGCGGTCAattgtaaacaataaaatatgggATTTACCAGAAGGAGAAAAAAGAATTTTGTCAATTTTGAAGTTGAGTTTTGATGAATTGAAACCTTCATCCTTGAAACAATGTTTTGCATATTGCTCGATGTTCTTCAAAGATTTTGATATTGAAAAGGATGACTTGATCCAACTATGGATGGCTCAGGGATGGCTTCACCCTTGTCCTGACAAAGGCCTAGACATGGAGGAGAGAGGTAATGAATATTTTAAAATCCTATTGGCGAAGTCGTTTTTTCAAGACGCTAGAAAGGATTATGGTGGTAATGTTACCAAATGTAAGATGCACGATCTTGTGCATGATCTTGCAGAAAGTGTATCAAAATCAAGGAACTTACACTCACTTTTTCTCAATGGAGAAGTCCTTGACCTTGAGAGCAACTTACTTAATTTTAAATCTTTACGTGTCTTAAATTTATACAATGCAGACATTATGGAGTTGCCAATTTCAATTGGGAAGTTGAAACATTTGAGGTATCTGAATGTTTTGAAAACAAGAATCAAAACATTTCCCAAATCAATTGGTCAGCTTTACAACCTGCAAACATTGAAAATAGCTTATCAGCTTGAAGAGTTTCCGAGAGAAATTGCAAATCTGATAAACTTGCGGCACATTTATTTTGGTAGATATATGAAAGTTCCAAGTGGAATATTGGGACAGTTCACTAATCTTCGGTCATTACCTTTTCTCAAGGTGGGTAAAGAGACAGGTCCGAGAATTGAGGAATTGAGTGGTTTAAACCAGTTGCAGAACACCTTATCTATTTATGGACTGGAAAATGTAAGAGATGGAGAAGAAGCGCAGAAAGCAAACTTAGTTGAGAAGAAACATATACGCAAGTTAATCCTTGAATGGAAGCTTGATAGGCCAAGCCACAATGTGGACAATGAAGACGATGTACTAAAAGGCCTACGACCACATGATAGTTTGGAATTTTTGGCTATTCATGAATTCATGGGTATTGAATTTCCATCATGGTTATTGCTAGCCAAGAATTTGAAAGAGATTGAATTATTGGGCTGCAACAAATGTGAAGGAGTTCCAGTACTTGGGCATTTACCCAGTCTTAGTTGTGTTAAGATTAAGAGCATGGAGAATCTAACTTGTATGGGATCTGAGTTTTATGGTGATAACCATGTTAACTGTGGAAATGGATCAAGTAAGGAGGCCCGGCCTTTGTTCCCTGCTTTGAAAACATTGCATATTGAGGAGGCACAGAACCTGATTGAATGGATGGAAGCGCCAACAGAGGGAGGAAGTAGGGTGGTGTTTCCTTGCCTTGAGGAGCTGACCTTGATTCACTGTGACCAACTGACTAGTGCTCCCAGTCATTTTCCATCTCTTAAGAGGTTGGTGATAAGAGACATGGATAGTGGAGGCATGCCAATAGCAAGTATTCTAAGCAATCAACTCACCACTCTCACTAATCTCAGGTTATCGAATGTGGGGGGACTTACTTGTCTGCCGGAAGGGATGTTGGAAAACAACAAGAATCTTGCACATTTAAACATACATTCATGTTCGGAGTTGACTCATATATCAGAAGGGTTTGAGCACTGCTGCGCATCTCTTTCTCATTTGTATATAGGGAATTGCAATAATTTGAGATATTTACCTGATGGGATACTCACATCTTCTCTTAAAGGGTTGTCGTTGTGGGGTTGTGACAATTTAAAGTACATCCCAGATGCTACAGGCGATGGTCTCACATCCCTTCAAACATTGGAAGTGATGAGGTGCCCCAAAATAACATCCATTCCATTTTCACAAGGCCTCCCATCTCTCGGTGTATTAAGTATAGAAGACTGTCCCGAATTATCAAGTCTACCGGGTGGGCTGGAATTCTGTACCTCTATTCGGAGGTTGAGAATAACAAGGTGCCCTAAGGTACCATCCATTTCAATCGAAAGTCTGAGTACATCCCTCCAAGAGTTGTGTGTAAGTAATCTAGACTCTCTTCCAATTTCACAAGGTGGCTTCACATCACTCCGTGACTTGGAAATCTGTTACTGCGAAAGTGCACAATTTGGGCCAGAATTTAGTGCCTTTCTTCAAACCCTTGAAtctcttcaaaaattgaagatATGGTGGTGCGATAATCTAGAAACTATTCCAAGTTCAGACAAGCTCACATCCCTCCGCAGCTTGGAGATTCGTTGGTGTCGTAAATTAAAATATCTACCGGATGGGTTAGCAGCATCGTCACAGTCCTGCAGTCTCACCCGTTTGAAGGAATTGACAATTGGTCCTTTTTGCGAGAAGCTCCATGCATTCCCGGCTTTTCAGGCTATACCACAGCTTGAATCATTATCCATCTGGGGGTGGCGTAAGCTCAAGTCTCTCCCTGAACAAATTCAGCACTTGCCTTCTTTAAGACATTTGGAAATACGGTCCTTTGGTGGAGTGCAGGCTATTCCAGAATGGTTGGGAAACCTTGCATCTCTGGAGGACCTGACTATTCGGTCGTGCAGTAGTCTGAAGTATCTACCTCCTGTGGAAGCTATGCAACGCCTCACCAAATTGAAAGAGATAAACATCTCCAACTGTCCCCGTCTAGAAGAAAGATGCACGGAGGAGAGCGGCTCAGAGTGGCCTAAGATTCGTCATATTCCATTAATCAAGA TTGGAGATATAAAAATCGAGAATTAA